A section of the Candidatus Methylacidiphilales bacterium genome encodes:
- the prmC gene encoding peptide chain release factor N(5)-glutamine methyltransferase, producing MSVPHKPTLASLIQEGAERLSSVQGIENPRLEAETLAAHILGISRMTLLAQLCHLAISDSDQERFLQFIEKRAAGEPIAYITQQAQFLHHTLYVDPAVLIPRPDTELLFETAASLFDPNQGSWLDVGTGSGAIAIAAADRFPNAKIYATDISAAALSVAHRNACNYPQITFFQADLLQGLPLTEWKPYLVTANLPYLPSEDLSRLAPHVQREPRLALDGGHDGLEIIRRFISQASTVAIPVLALEIGDGQDEPVLALMQTHNYQPIHRLSFLVGPTRVITAAHSSSISIHG from the coding sequence ATGAGCGTGCCCCATAAGCCGACTCTTGCGAGTCTTATTCAAGAAGGAGCTGAAAGATTAAGCTCTGTCCAGGGCATAGAAAACCCACGACTCGAAGCAGAGACCCTCGCAGCCCATATCCTCGGCATATCACGCATGACTCTGCTTGCGCAGCTCTGTCATCTTGCAATTTCCGATTCAGACCAAGAACGTTTTCTTCAATTCATCGAGAAGCGCGCCGCAGGAGAACCGATCGCTTACATCACACAGCAAGCTCAGTTTCTCCATCACACACTTTACGTCGATCCAGCCGTTCTGATTCCTCGGCCGGACACAGAGTTACTCTTTGAGACAGCCGCATCACTCTTCGATCCAAATCAAGGCTCATGGCTAGATGTAGGCACGGGCTCAGGTGCCATTGCCATAGCCGCGGCAGACCGTTTCCCAAATGCTAAAATCTATGCCACAGACATCTCTGCAGCAGCACTTTCCGTCGCTCATCGCAACGCCTGCAACTACCCACAGATCACCTTTTTTCAGGCTGATTTACTCCAAGGCCTTCCCCTCACCGAGTGGAAACCTTATCTTGTTACCGCCAATCTTCCTTACCTTCCAAGTGAAGATTTATCGCGCCTCGCCCCACATGTGCAGCGAGAACCCCGACTGGCACTCGACGGAGGACACGATGGCCTAGAGATCATCCGCCGCTTCATATCACAAGCCTCTACAGTAGCCATTCCCGTGCTTGCATTAGAAATTGGTGACGGGCAGGATGAGCCCGTGTTGGCACTCATGCAGACCCACAACTATCAACCAATCCACAGACTCAGTTTCCTCGTCGGTCCGACTCGCGTAATTACGGCAGCCCACAGCTCCTCAATTTCTATCCATGGATAA
- the murA gene encoding UDP-N-acetylglucosamine 1-carboxyvinyltransferase, whose translation MDKFIIEGGHRLQGSLTVSGSKNSALPILAATLLTRERCVIHRVPNLSDTRHMLELLRYLGAEVYYEQGTVIVRAETIHAQAPYDLVRKMRASICILGPLLARCGYAQVSLPGGCVIGDRPIDIHLHGLRALGATITTESGNIHASATRLVGQEIFMGGKFGSTVLGTDNVMMAATRADGTTIIENAACEPEVVDLAQVLCKMGASIQGAGTRRIEIQGARELHGFEHTIIPDRIEAGTFMVAAAITRSAIQIRGVCRSHMQAILSQLEACGVRFSAEGQTLSLSVPEKLNALEIATDTYPGFPTDMQAQFCALLSITSGISVVTDKIFPNRFMHISELKRMGAQADLQGNTVIIKGVPYLSGAPVMASDLRASAALVLAGLAAKGNTEVLRVYHIDRGYERIDEKLRAVGAVIKRVPQ comes from the coding sequence ATGGATAAATTTATCATCGAAGGTGGCCACAGACTTCAAGGTTCTCTCACCGTAAGTGGATCGAAAAACTCTGCTCTACCAATCCTAGCCGCGACACTTCTGACTCGAGAACGTTGCGTGATCCACCGCGTGCCCAATCTCTCGGACACCCGCCACATGCTCGAGTTACTTCGTTATCTCGGCGCTGAAGTCTATTACGAACAGGGCACCGTCATCGTCCGCGCTGAGACAATCCATGCACAAGCACCTTACGATCTCGTCCGAAAAATGCGCGCTTCGATTTGTATTCTGGGCCCACTTCTTGCGCGCTGTGGATACGCCCAAGTCTCGCTTCCTGGCGGATGCGTGATCGGAGACCGACCGATTGATATCCATCTTCATGGGCTGAGAGCGCTTGGCGCTACAATCACCACAGAATCGGGCAATATCCATGCATCAGCTACGCGGCTTGTAGGGCAAGAAATCTTTATGGGAGGAAAGTTTGGCTCCACAGTCCTCGGCACGGACAACGTCATGATGGCGGCCACGCGAGCCGATGGGACGACGATCATCGAAAACGCAGCTTGCGAACCCGAAGTAGTCGATCTTGCACAAGTCCTCTGCAAAATGGGCGCATCCATACAAGGAGCAGGCACACGCCGAATCGAAATCCAAGGCGCTCGCGAACTACACGGCTTTGAACACACCATCATCCCAGATCGAATCGAAGCTGGCACATTTATGGTAGCCGCCGCCATTACGCGCTCCGCTATCCAAATCCGCGGCGTCTGCCGCAGTCACATGCAAGCCATCCTCTCACAACTTGAAGCCTGTGGAGTCCGATTTAGTGCGGAAGGACAGACTCTGAGCCTCTCCGTCCCTGAGAAACTTAATGCGCTCGAAATTGCTACAGACACCTATCCAGGCTTCCCAACCGACATGCAAGCGCAGTTTTGTGCCCTTCTCTCGATCACTTCAGGGATCAGCGTCGTCACAGACAAAATCTTCCCTAACCGCTTCATGCACATCAGCGAGCTCAAACGCATGGGCGCACAAGCCGATCTACAAGGCAACACAGTGATCATCAAAGGCGTTCCCTACCTTTCCGGAGCGCCAGTGATGGCATCGGATCTGCGTGCCTCGGCTGCACTGGTTCTCGCTGGGCTTGCAGCCAAAGGCAATACAGAAGTGTTGCGGGTCTATCACATCGATCGAGGCTATGAACGGATCGATGAAAAATTGCGAGCGGTCGGAGCCGTCATTAAGCGTGTCCCTCAATAA